A stretch of Usitatibacter palustris DNA encodes these proteins:
- the tatA gene encoding Sec-independent protein translocase subunit TatA yields MGSLSIWHWLIVLVIILLIFGTKKLRNIGSDLGGAVKGFKDGMKTDGSEAGKAGDIAKPGSTIEGEIKDKQKT; encoded by the coding sequence ATGGGTTCGCTCAGCATCTGGCACTGGTTGATCGTCCTGGTGATCATCCTTCTGATCTTCGGCACGAAGAAGCTGCGCAACATCGGCAGCGACCTCGGTGGCGCGGTGAAGGGTTTCAAGGACGGCATGAAGACCGACGGCAGCGAGGCCGGCAAGGCCGGCGACATCGCCAAGCCCGGGTCCACGATCGAAGGCGAGATCAAGGACAAGCAGAAGACCTGA
- a CDS encoding histidine triad nucleotide-binding protein: protein MDPNCIFCKIVKGEIPSKKVYEDDEMLAFHDIHPLAPVHFMLIPRKHIASLAEATPEDAGVLGRMMAIAGRLAREQGSTEGFRTIVNTGRIGRQDVYHLHIHIIGGPNPLPRMIAKE, encoded by the coding sequence ATGGACCCGAACTGCATTTTCTGCAAGATCGTGAAGGGCGAGATTCCCAGCAAGAAGGTGTACGAGGACGACGAGATGCTCGCCTTCCACGACATCCATCCGCTCGCACCGGTGCACTTCATGCTGATTCCCAGGAAGCACATCGCGTCCCTTGCGGAGGCCACGCCGGAAGACGCGGGCGTCCTGGGCCGCATGATGGCGATCGCGGGGCGGCTCGCCCGTGAACAGGGGTCGACCGAGGGCTTCCGGACCATCGTGAACACCGGGAGAATCGGGCGACAGGACGTGTATCATTTGCACATTCACATCATCGGCGGCCCGAATCCGCTTCCGCGCATGATCGCGAAGGAATAG
- a CDS encoding phosphoribosyl-ATP diphosphatase, translating to MADKDILARLEAAIAARRAADPSSSYVASLNAKGLDAILRKIGEEATETVIASKTGEREAIVHETADLWFHCLVMLSWHGVSVADVLGELERREGRSGIDEKASRK from the coding sequence ATGGCTGACAAGGACATCCTCGCGCGCCTCGAAGCCGCCATCGCCGCCCGCCGCGCGGCCGATCCTTCGTCGTCCTACGTCGCCTCGCTCAACGCGAAGGGGCTCGACGCGATCCTCAGGAAAATCGGCGAGGAAGCGACCGAGACCGTGATCGCCTCCAAGACCGGCGAGCGTGAAGCGATCGTCCATGAAACCGCCGACCTGTGGTTCCACTGCCTCGTCATGTTGTCGTGGCACGGTGTGTCGGTCGCCGACGTGCTCGGCGAGCTGGAGCGGCGCGAGGGCCGCTCGGGCATCGACGAAAAGGCCTCGCGCAAGTAA
- the hisI gene encoding phosphoribosyl-AMP cyclohydrolase, translated as MNEWLDSVAWNADGLCPAIAQDAASGEVLMLAWMNRESLRRTVESGEAVYWSRSRASFWRKGDTSGHVQKVVEVRMDCDADAVLLRVESVGGIACHTGRRRCFFQKLETDGGARWVVTESVLEEPGKFRDG; from the coding sequence GTGAACGAGTGGCTCGATAGCGTGGCGTGGAACGCCGATGGTTTGTGTCCGGCCATCGCGCAGGACGCCGCTTCGGGCGAGGTTCTCATGCTCGCGTGGATGAACCGCGAATCGCTGCGTCGCACGGTCGAGAGTGGCGAGGCCGTGTACTGGTCGCGATCGCGCGCTTCCTTCTGGCGCAAGGGCGATACCTCGGGCCACGTGCAGAAAGTCGTGGAGGTGCGCATGGATTGCGATGCCGATGCCGTGCTGCTGCGCGTCGAATCGGTGGGGGGCATCGCGTGCCACACGGGTCGGCGCCGCTGCTTCTTCCAGAAGCTCGAAACCGACGGCGGCGCGCGCTGGGTCGTGACCGAATCGGTGCTCGAGGAGCCCGGGAAGTTCCGCGATGGCTGA
- the hisF gene encoding imidazole glycerol phosphate synthase subunit HisF, which yields MALAKRLIPCLDVHAGRVVKGVNFVQLRDAGDPVEIARRYNEAGADELAFLDITASSDARETIVDVIERVADEIFIPLTVGGGVRKVEDVRKLLNAGADKVSINTSAMENPQLVSDAAKRFGSQAIVVAIDARSSGPGRWEVYTHGGRKASGHDAVQWARTMADRGAGEILLTSMDRDGTRNGFDLALTRAVSEAVGVPVIASGGVGTLEHLAQGIEEGRADAVLAASVFHYGDIAIPDAKRFLAARGIEMRL from the coding sequence ATGGCCCTCGCGAAGCGCCTGATCCCCTGCCTCGACGTTCACGCGGGCCGCGTGGTGAAGGGCGTCAATTTCGTGCAGCTGCGCGACGCGGGCGACCCCGTCGAGATCGCGCGCCGCTACAACGAAGCCGGGGCTGACGAGCTCGCCTTCCTGGACATCACGGCGTCCAGCGATGCGCGCGAGACGATCGTGGACGTGATCGAGCGCGTGGCCGACGAGATCTTCATTCCCCTCACCGTGGGCGGTGGCGTGCGCAAGGTGGAGGATGTCCGCAAGCTCCTCAACGCCGGCGCCGACAAGGTGAGCATCAACACATCGGCGATGGAAAATCCCCAGCTCGTGAGCGACGCCGCGAAGCGCTTCGGTTCGCAGGCCATCGTCGTCGCGATCGACGCGCGTTCGTCGGGCCCGGGCCGTTGGGAGGTCTACACGCATGGCGGCCGCAAGGCCTCGGGCCACGACGCCGTGCAATGGGCGCGGACGATGGCCGATCGAGGAGCGGGCGAGATCCTCCTCACCAGCATGGATCGTGACGGCACGCGCAACGGCTTCGACCTCGCGCTCACGCGCGCCGTGTCCGAAGCGGTCGGCGTGCCCGTGATTGCGAGCGGCGGCGTCGGCACGCTCGAGCACCTCGCGCAGGGCATCGAGGAGGGTCGGGCCGATGCGGTGCTCGCGGCCTCCGTCTTCCACTATGGCGACATCGCGATTCCGGATGCGAAGCGCTTCCTTGCCGCGCGCGGCATCGAGATGCGGCTGTGA
- the hisA gene encoding 1-(5-phosphoribosyl)-5-[(5-phosphoribosylamino)methylideneamino]imidazole-4-carboxamide isomerase has product MLIIPAIDLKDGKCVRLEQGDMDKSTIFSEAPAKMAAQWAKLGARRLHVVDLNGAVAGKPRNEEAVKSIIASISADIPVQLGGGIRDLDTIESYLDDGVSFVIIGTAAVKNPGFLHEACDAFPGHIMVGLDAREGKVATDGWSKLTGHDVIDLAKRFEDYGVEAVIYTDIGRDGMLTGINIEATVKLAQSLTVPVIASGGLASLEDVKQLCAVENEGITGAIAGRAIYQGQLDFAAAQKLADDDS; this is encoded by the coding sequence ATGCTGATCATTCCCGCCATCGACCTCAAGGACGGGAAGTGCGTGCGCCTTGAACAGGGCGACATGGACAAGTCCACGATCTTCTCCGAGGCGCCCGCGAAGATGGCGGCGCAATGGGCCAAGCTCGGCGCGCGCCGCCTCCACGTCGTGGACCTCAACGGCGCCGTCGCCGGCAAGCCACGCAACGAGGAGGCCGTGAAGTCGATCATCGCCTCGATCAGCGCCGACATTCCGGTGCAGCTCGGCGGCGGCATCCGCGACCTCGACACGATCGAAAGCTACCTCGACGACGGCGTGTCCTTCGTGATCATCGGCACGGCGGCGGTCAAGAACCCCGGCTTCCTGCACGAAGCGTGCGATGCCTTCCCGGGCCACATCATGGTGGGGCTCGACGCGCGCGAGGGAAAAGTGGCCACCGACGGCTGGTCGAAGCTCACGGGCCACGACGTGATCGACCTCGCCAAGCGGTTCGAGGACTATGGCGTCGAAGCGGTGATCTACACCGACATCGGCCGCGACGGGATGCTCACGGGCATCAACATCGAGGCGACCGTGAAGCTTGCCCAATCGCTCACCGTGCCGGTCATCGCGAGCGGCGGGCTGGCGTCGCTCGAGGACGTGAAGCAGCTGTGCGCCGTGGAAAACGAAGGGATCACCGGCGCCATCGCCGGCCGTGCCATCTACCAGGGACAGCTCGACTTCGCCGCCGCGCAGAAACTGGCGGACGACGACAGCTGA
- the hisH gene encoding imidazole glycerol phosphate synthase subunit HisH: MSQRIAIVDYGMGNLRSVRNALVHVLPGEAVDVTSDPVVVARADRVVFPGQGAMPDCMRSLRESGLGEAVEGAARTKPFLGLCIGLQMLFERSEEGDTPGLGLLTGTVRAFGAEARAAGLKVPHMGWNNVGQASGHELWKGIDDGTRFYFVHSYYCQPRDSALSAGTTRYGSGFTSAIARDNIFATQFHPEKSGVAGLTLLRNFASWNP; this comes from the coding sequence ATGTCCCAACGCATCGCCATCGTCGACTACGGCATGGGCAACCTACGCTCGGTGCGAAACGCGCTCGTGCACGTGCTGCCGGGCGAGGCCGTGGACGTGACCTCCGATCCCGTGGTGGTCGCCCGTGCTGACCGGGTCGTGTTCCCGGGGCAGGGCGCGATGCCCGATTGCATGCGCAGCCTTCGCGAAAGCGGCCTGGGCGAGGCGGTCGAAGGCGCGGCCCGGACCAAGCCCTTTCTCGGCCTTTGCATCGGCCTGCAGATGCTCTTCGAGCGCAGCGAGGAGGGCGATACCCCGGGCCTCGGATTGCTCACCGGCACCGTGCGCGCATTTGGTGCGGAAGCCCGGGCGGCGGGCCTCAAGGTCCCGCACATGGGATGGAACAATGTCGGACAGGCTTCGGGGCACGAACTGTGGAAAGGGATCGACGATGGCACGCGCTTCTATTTCGTCCACAGCTATTACTGCCAGCCGCGGGATTCGGCGCTGTCGGCCGGAACGACCCGGTACGGAAGCGGCTTTACCTCCGCGATTGCCCGGGATAACATTTTCGCAACGCAATTCCACCCCGAGAAAAGCGGCGTCGCAGGACTCACGCTCCTTCGCAACTTCGCCAGCTGGAACCCCTAA
- the hisB gene encoding imidazoleglycerol-phosphate dehydratase HisB: MRTADIQRDTRETQVFVGVNLDGSGKGELASGIPFLDHMLDQIARHGSIDLTVRAKGDLEIDAHHTVEDIGITLGMAVAKAIGDKMGIRRYGHAYVPLDEALSRVVVDFSGRPGLEWHVDYKRARVGEFDVDLTHEFFQGFVNHAQATVHVDNLRGDNAHHQCETVFKAFARALRMALEADPRAAGSVPSTKGSL, translated from the coding sequence ATGCGCACCGCCGATATCCAGCGCGACACCCGCGAAACGCAGGTCTTCGTAGGGGTGAACCTCGATGGGTCCGGAAAAGGCGAACTCGCCTCCGGCATTCCGTTCCTCGACCACATGCTCGACCAGATCGCGCGCCACGGCTCGATCGACCTCACGGTCCGCGCGAAGGGCGATCTCGAGATCGACGCGCACCACACCGTCGAGGACATCGGCATCACGCTCGGCATGGCGGTGGCCAAGGCCATCGGCGACAAGATGGGCATCCGCCGCTACGGCCACGCCTACGTGCCGCTCGACGAGGCGCTGTCGCGTGTCGTCGTCGATTTCTCGGGCCGGCCGGGGCTGGAGTGGCATGTCGATTACAAGCGGGCCCGCGTCGGCGAGTTCGACGTGGACCTCACGCACGAGTTCTTCCAGGGCTTCGTGAACCACGCGCAGGCGACGGTCCACGTCGACAACCTGCGTGGCGACAACGCGCATCACCAGTGCGAAACGGTGTTCAAGGCATTCGCGCGCGCTTTGCGCATGGCGCTCGAAGCCGATCCGCGGGCAGCGGGTTCGGTCCCCTCAACCAAGGGCTCGCTCTAG
- the hisC gene encoding histidinol-phosphate transaminase — translation MKRVADLVREEIRALSGYHVPPAEGLVKLDAMENPYRLPPELARELAERLSEVAINRYPPADPVALKARLRESFAIPAGLDIVLGNGSDEILQIVAMALAKPGATALSLEPSFAMYRISAIAAGLAYAGVSLRPDFTLDEGATLAAIERHRPALTWISYPNNPTGNLFPREAILRIVEAAPGLVVVDEAYHPFAGGASLLDEVAKRSNLVLVRTVSKLGLAGLRVGFAVAPRDWAAEFEKLRLPYNVNVLSAAAAELVLSRAGVLARQTEAIVADRARLEAALDKLPGVTRFASATNFVLARVPDAPRAFEGLKARGILVRTLHGTHSHLSNCLRFTVGTPDENARLAAALAEILA, via the coding sequence GTGAAACGCGTGGCGGACCTGGTGCGCGAGGAGATTCGCGCGCTGTCGGGCTATCACGTCCCGCCCGCCGAGGGCCTCGTGAAGCTCGACGCGATGGAGAATCCGTACCGGCTGCCGCCCGAGCTTGCCCGCGAGCTCGCCGAGCGCCTCTCCGAAGTGGCGATCAACCGCTACCCGCCCGCCGATCCCGTCGCGCTCAAGGCGCGGCTGCGCGAGTCGTTCGCGATTCCCGCCGGCCTCGACATTGTCCTCGGCAACGGTTCCGACGAGATCCTGCAGATCGTCGCCATGGCCCTGGCCAAGCCGGGCGCGACCGCGCTGTCGCTTGAACCCTCCTTCGCGATGTACCGGATCAGCGCGATTGCGGCGGGCCTCGCGTACGCAGGCGTGTCGCTGCGGCCTGACTTCACCCTGGACGAGGGGGCGACGCTGGCGGCGATCGAACGCCATCGGCCGGCGCTGACCTGGATTTCCTACCCGAACAATCCGACCGGAAACCTGTTTCCGCGCGAGGCGATCCTGCGCATCGTGGAGGCCGCGCCCGGGCTCGTCGTCGTGGACGAGGCCTACCACCCGTTCGCCGGCGGCGCGAGCCTCCTCGACGAGGTCGCGAAGCGCTCCAACCTCGTGCTGGTGCGCACGGTATCCAAACTGGGCCTCGCCGGCCTGCGCGTGGGATTCGCGGTCGCGCCCCGCGACTGGGCCGCCGAGTTCGAGAAGCTCCGCCTGCCCTACAACGTGAACGTCCTCTCGGCGGCGGCGGCCGAGCTCGTGCTTTCGCGCGCCGGCGTCCTTGCGCGCCAGACCGAAGCGATCGTCGCCGACCGCGCGCGACTCGAGGCCGCGCTCGACAAGCTGCCGGGCGTGACCCGGTTCGCCTCCGCGACCAACTTCGTCCTCGCGCGGGTTCCGGACGCACCGCGGGCGTTCGAGGGGCTCAAGGCGCGTGGTATATTGGTTCGCACTCTCCACGGCACGCATTCCCACCTCTCAAACTGCCTGCGATTCACGGTCGGCACTCCTGACGAAAACGCGCGGCTCGCCGCCGCGCTCGCCGAAATCCTCGCCTGA
- the hisD gene encoding histidinol dehydrogenase → MAEPKILATDTPDFEAAFERLLAFESAQDEAVDRAAATILEDVRARGDAALLDATRRFDGWNPASAADLVVDLDQARAALGRIGTAERDALEQAAARIRSYHERQRQPSWQFEEEDGTVLGQRVTPLDRVGLYVPGGKAAYPSSVLMNAVTAKVAGVHELAMVTPTPRGELNDYVLAAAAIAGVDSIYRVGGAQAVGAFAYGTATIAAVDKVVGPGNAYVAAAKRRVFGRVGIDMVAGPSEILVIADASADPRSVAMDLLSQAEHDELAQAILLTADDALLKKVANELRERARELPRAAIVAESVSGRGALIRVRDLDEACELANRIAPEHLELAVADPEALLPKIRHAGAIFLGHHTSEALGDYCAGPNHVLPTSRTARFSSPLGVYDFQKRSSLIGVSAKGATRLGRIAVTLARAEGLEAHARSAELRIAKDKP, encoded by the coding sequence GTGGCTGAGCCGAAGATCCTCGCGACGGACACGCCCGATTTCGAGGCCGCGTTCGAGCGCCTGCTCGCGTTCGAGTCGGCGCAGGACGAAGCGGTCGACCGTGCGGCGGCCACGATCCTCGAGGACGTGCGCGCGCGGGGAGACGCCGCGCTGCTCGATGCGACTCGTCGCTTCGACGGATGGAATCCAGCGAGCGCTGCCGACCTCGTCGTGGATCTCGACCAGGCTCGCGCCGCACTCGGGCGTATCGGCACCGCCGAACGCGACGCGCTCGAACAGGCCGCCGCGCGCATTCGTTCGTATCACGAGCGCCAGCGCCAGCCTTCCTGGCAATTCGAGGAGGAAGACGGCACGGTCCTCGGCCAGCGCGTCACGCCCCTCGACCGCGTGGGGCTCTACGTCCCGGGCGGCAAGGCGGCGTATCCGTCCTCGGTATTGATGAATGCCGTCACCGCCAAGGTGGCCGGTGTTCACGAACTCGCGATGGTCACGCCCACGCCGCGCGGTGAGCTCAACGACTACGTGCTGGCCGCCGCGGCGATCGCCGGGGTCGACAGCATCTATCGTGTCGGCGGCGCGCAGGCCGTGGGCGCGTTCGCCTACGGAACGGCCACCATCGCGGCCGTCGACAAGGTGGTGGGGCCTGGCAACGCTTACGTTGCCGCGGCCAAGCGTCGCGTCTTCGGGCGCGTGGGCATCGACATGGTCGCCGGACCGTCGGAGATCCTCGTGATCGCCGATGCGAGTGCGGACCCGCGCTCCGTAGCCATGGACCTCCTGTCGCAGGCCGAGCATGACGAGCTCGCGCAGGCGATCCTCCTCACGGCTGACGACGCGCTCCTCAAGAAGGTCGCCAACGAACTGCGCGAACGAGCACGCGAGCTGCCGCGCGCCGCGATCGTCGCCGAATCGGTCTCGGGACGCGGAGCGCTGATCCGCGTGCGCGATCTCGACGAAGCCTGCGAGCTCGCCAACCGCATCGCGCCCGAGCACCTGGAGCTCGCGGTCGCCGATCCCGAGGCGTTGCTCCCGAAGATCCGTCACGCCGGCGCGATCTTCCTCGGCCATCACACATCGGAAGCACTGGGCGACTACTGCGCCGGCCCCAACCACGTGCTGCCGACTTCGCGCACCGCGCGCTTCTCGTCGCCGCTGGGGGTCTATGACTTCCAGAAGCGATCCAGCCTCATTGGCGTTTCCGCGAAAGGCGCCACTCGCCTGGGCCGCATCGCCGTCACGCTGGCGCGCGCGGAGGGCCTCGAGGCGCACGCGCGCAGCGCCGAGCTTCGCATCGCGAAAGACAAGCCGTGA
- the hisG gene encoding ATP phosphoribosyltransferase yields MITIALSKGRIFEETVPLLAASGITLSEDPETSRKLILATNKPDVRVILVRASDVPTYVQYGAADVGVAGRDLLAEHGGQGLYQPLDLGIAKCRMVVAVREGFDYARAVRQGARVRVATKYIGTAREHFAAKGVHVDLIKLYGSMELAPLVGLADAIVDLVDTGHTLRANKLIAVEDILPVSAHLIVNPASLKLKRETLAPLIEAFGKAARG; encoded by the coding sequence ATGATCACCATCGCGCTTTCCAAGGGCCGCATCTTCGAGGAGACCGTGCCGCTGCTCGCCGCGAGCGGTATCACCCTGTCCGAGGATCCCGAGACGTCGCGCAAGCTCATCCTCGCGACCAACAAACCGGACGTGCGCGTGATCCTCGTGCGCGCATCCGACGTCCCCACCTACGTGCAGTACGGTGCGGCCGACGTGGGCGTCGCCGGGCGCGACCTCCTGGCCGAGCATGGCGGGCAGGGGCTCTACCAGCCGCTCGATCTCGGCATCGCGAAGTGCCGCATGGTGGTCGCGGTGCGTGAAGGCTTCGACTACGCGCGGGCGGTGCGCCAGGGCGCGCGCGTGCGTGTGGCGACCAAGTACATCGGCACCGCGCGCGAGCACTTCGCGGCGAAGGGCGTGCACGTGGATCTCATCAAGCTCTATGGCTCCATGGAGCTCGCACCGCTGGTGGGCCTTGCCGATGCCATCGTGGACCTCGTCGATACCGGCCACACGCTTCGCGCCAACAAACTCATCGCGGTCGAGGACATCCTCCCCGTGTCGGCGCATCTCATCGTCAATCCCGCCTCGCTCAAGCTCAAGCGCGAGACGCTCGCGCCGCTGATCGAGGCCTTCGGCAAGGCGGCCCGTGGCTGA
- the murA gene encoding UDP-N-acetylglucosamine 1-carboxyvinyltransferase encodes MQKLSIHGGTPLKGEVRVAGAKNAALPILTASLLTKEAIRLWNVPELNDVRTMVTLLQRMGVTATMSPGAVELQAATVEPFAPYELVKTMRASILALGPLVARFGDARVSLPGGCAIGERPVDLHIKGLEAMGATVAIEAGYIHATAKKLKGARIYMDTVTVTGTENLMMAACLAEGETVLENSAREPEVVDLAHCLLAMGAKISGHGTDVIRIQGVPHLHGATHAIMSDRIEAGTFLCAAAATRGSVTLTNAPVTSLDPVIDKLREAGAKVTAEGTTLSLEMARRPYAVGIRTSPHPGFPTDMQAQFLAMNTVADGTSVVTETIFENRFMHVQELRRLGARIDIEGNTAIVRGNDHLTGTTVMATDLRASACLVIAGLMAEGETIIERIYHLDRGYERLEVRLGALGANIKRIA; translated from the coding sequence ATGCAAAAACTTTCCATCCACGGCGGCACGCCGCTCAAGGGCGAAGTCCGCGTCGCGGGCGCCAAGAACGCGGCGCTGCCGATCCTGACCGCCTCGCTCCTCACGAAAGAGGCGATTCGCCTCTGGAACGTCCCCGAGCTCAACGACGTGCGCACCATGGTCACTCTGCTGCAGCGCATGGGCGTCACCGCCACCATGTCGCCCGGCGCGGTCGAGCTGCAGGCGGCGACCGTCGAGCCGTTCGCGCCCTACGAGCTCGTGAAGACGATGCGCGCTTCCATCCTGGCGCTCGGGCCGCTGGTGGCGCGCTTCGGCGATGCCCGCGTGTCGCTGCCCGGCGGCTGCGCCATCGGCGAGCGCCCGGTCGATCTCCACATCAAGGGCCTCGAGGCGATGGGCGCGACCGTCGCCATCGAAGCCGGCTACATCCACGCGACCGCGAAGAAGCTGAAGGGCGCTCGCATCTACATGGACACCGTCACGGTGACCGGCACCGAGAACCTGATGATGGCCGCGTGCCTGGCCGAGGGCGAGACGGTGCTCGAGAATTCCGCGCGCGAGCCCGAAGTGGTCGATCTCGCGCACTGCCTGCTGGCGATGGGCGCGAAGATCAGCGGGCACGGCACCGACGTCATCCGCATCCAGGGCGTGCCGCATCTTCATGGCGCGACGCACGCGATCATGTCCGATCGCATCGAGGCGGGCACGTTCCTTTGTGCGGCCGCGGCAACGCGCGGGAGCGTGACGCTCACGAACGCGCCGGTCACGAGCCTCGATCCGGTGATCGACAAGCTGCGCGAGGCGGGCGCGAAGGTGACGGCCGAGGGCACGACCCTGAGCCTCGAGATGGCGCGTCGCCCCTATGCCGTGGGCATACGCACGTCGCCGCACCCGGGCTTCCCGACCGACATGCAGGCGCAGTTCCTGGCGATGAACACGGTGGCCGACGGCACGTCGGTCGTGACCGAAACCATCTTCGAGAATCGCTTCATGCACGTGCAGGAGCTGCGGCGCCTGGGCGCGCGCATCGATATCGAGGGCAATACCGCGATCGTGCGCGGCAACGATCACCTCACCGGAACCACGGTGATGGCGACCGACCTGCGCGCCTCCGCGTGCCTCGTGATCGCCGGCCTCATGGCCGAAGGCGAAACCATCATCGAACGCATCTACCACCTCGATCGCGGCTATGAGCGGCTCGAAGTGCGCCTGGGCGCGCTCGGTGCCAACATCAAGCGGATCGCCTGA
- a CDS encoding BolA family protein, with protein sequence MVETGSIEQSIRAGLACTHVEVRGDGTHFEAVIVSPEFAGLSRVKQHQLVYGALGGRMREEIHALSMQTFSPEEWAKR encoded by the coding sequence ATGGTCGAAACCGGTTCCATCGAACAATCCATCCGCGCGGGCCTGGCCTGCACGCATGTCGAGGTGCGCGGCGACGGCACGCACTTCGAGGCGGTGATCGTGAGCCCGGAATTCGCGGGCCTCTCGCGCGTGAAGCAGCACCAGCTGGTCTACGGCGCGCTTGGCGGACGCATGCGCGAGGAAATTCACGCCCTGTCGATGCAGACCTTTTCACCGGAAGAATGGGCGAAGCGCTGA
- a CDS encoding ABC transporter permease has protein sequence MSGFRTLLYKEVLRFWKVSFQTVAAPVLSALMFLLVFAQALSGRVEVFPGVGYAQFLVPGLAMMAMLQNAFANSSSSLIQSKLTGNIVFILLPPLAPGEIFMAYLIAAVIRAIVVGAGVFAATFFLVPVPLAHPLWVIAFALVGSGILAALGVIAGIWAEKFEQIAAFQNFIVTPLTFLAGVFYSVHALPREWQVASHFNPFFYAVDGFRYGFFGQSDVAPGTSLVIATAAFAALSFLTLQLLRSGYKLRH, from the coding sequence ATGAGCGGCTTTCGCACGCTCCTCTACAAGGAGGTGCTGCGCTTCTGGAAGGTGAGCTTCCAGACGGTGGCCGCGCCGGTGCTTTCCGCATTGATGTTCCTGCTGGTGTTCGCGCAGGCGCTTTCGGGCCGCGTCGAAGTCTTCCCCGGCGTGGGCTATGCGCAATTCCTGGTTCCCGGCCTCGCGATGATGGCGATGCTGCAGAACGCGTTCGCCAACAGCTCCTCGTCGCTCATCCAGTCGAAGCTCACCGGGAACATCGTCTTCATCCTGCTGCCGCCGCTGGCGCCCGGCGAGATCTTCATGGCCTACCTGATTGCCGCCGTCATTCGCGCGATCGTGGTGGGCGCGGGAGTCTTCGCGGCGACGTTCTTCCTCGTTCCGGTGCCGCTCGCGCATCCGCTCTGGGTGATCGCCTTCGCGCTCGTGGGCTCGGGAATCCTCGCCGCGCTCGGCGTCATCGCCGGGATCTGGGCGGAGAAGTTCGAACAGATCGCCGCGTTCCAGAATTTCATCGTCACGCCGCTCACGTTCCTCGCGGGCGTGTTCTATTCGGTCCACGCGCTCCCCCGCGAATGGCAGGTGGCATCCCACTTCAACCCGTTCTTCTACGCGGTCGACGGGTTCCGCTACGGCTTCTTCGGGCAATCCGACGTGGCGCCCGGCACCAGCCTCGTGATTGCGACGGCTGCCTTCGCTGCCCTATCATTTCTCACCCTGCAGCTGTTGCGCTCGGGGTACAAGCTGAGGCACTGA
- a CDS encoding ABC transporter ATP-binding protein, with product MVPAVEVRGVEKRFGAVRALAGIDLAVEPGEFFALLGPNGAGKTTLISALGGLARADAGTLKVMGHDVIADYREARRALGIVPQELTFDPFFTVRETLELQSGYFGLRNNGAWIDSLLERLALASKAKANMRSLSGGMKRRVMVAQALVHRPAVIVLDEPTAGVDVELRQTLWEFIRELNVAGHTIVLTTHYLEEAQLLCNRIAMMKDGRIVALDRTAKLLSAFSERVLRVKLAGCDLPASLASSAEQKNGWWRIPIQDTAHVEDVLAKLRAAGAAVESLEVAEPELEEVFVKIMRRAPEARP from the coding sequence GTGGTCCCAGCGGTGGAAGTGCGAGGCGTCGAGAAACGCTTCGGCGCCGTCCGGGCGCTTGCGGGAATCGACCTCGCGGTCGAACCCGGGGAGTTCTTTGCGCTGCTCGGTCCCAACGGCGCGGGAAAGACCACGCTCATCTCCGCGCTCGGCGGGCTCGCCCGCGCGGATGCCGGAACGCTCAAGGTGATGGGCCACGACGTCATCGCCGATTACCGCGAGGCGCGGCGTGCCCTGGGCATCGTTCCGCAGGAGCTCACGTTTGATCCGTTCTTCACCGTGCGCGAGACGCTCGAGCTCCAGTCCGGATACTTCGGGCTCAGGAACAACGGCGCGTGGATCGATTCGCTGCTCGAGCGCCTGGCCCTCGCGAGCAAGGCCAAGGCGAACATGCGCAGCCTTTCGGGGGGCATGAAGCGGCGCGTGATGGTGGCGCAAGCGCTCGTTCACCGCCCGGCGGTGATCGTGCTCGACGAGCCGACCGCGGGCGTGGACGTGGAGCTGCGCCAGACGCTGTGGGAGTTCATCCGCGAGTTGAACGTCGCGGGCCACACCATCGTGCTCACCACGCACTACCTCGAGGAAGCGCAGCTGCTCTGCAACCGCATCGCGATGATGAAGGACGGGCGCATCGTGGCGCTCGACCGCACGGCGAAGCTGCTCTCGGCTTTCTCGGAACGCGTGCTGCGGGTGAAGCTCGCCGGGTGCGACCTTCCGGCCAGCCTCGCGAGCAGCGCGGAGCAGAAGAACGGGTGGTGGCGCATCCCGATCCAGGACACCGCGCACGTCGAGGACGTGCTCGCGAAGCTGCGCGCGGCCGGGGCCGCGGTGGAGAGCCTCGAGGTGGCCGAACCCGAGCTCGAGGAAGTCTTCGTGAAGATCATGCGGCGCGCGCCCGAGGCCCGCCCATGA